Proteins from a single region of Gordonia hongkongensis:
- the arsB gene encoding ACR3 family arsenite efflux transporter — translation MTAPDTAVAGKLSTLDRFLPVWIGAAMVAGLLLGRIVPGLGDTLAAVEVDGISLPIALGLLIMMYPVLAKVRYDKLDSVTGDRRLLLGSLLLNWVLGPALMFALAWLLLPDLPEYRTGLIIVGLARCIAMVIIWNDLACGDREAAAVLVALNSVFQVVMFAVLGWFYLSVLPGWLGLEQTTIDASPWQIAKSVLIFLGIPLVAGYLTRRIGERTKGREWYESSFLPRLGPWALYGLLFTIVILFALQGEQITSQPWDVVRIALPLLIYFAVMWGGGFALGAAMGLGYARTTTLAFTAAGNNFELAIAVAIATYGATSGQALAGVIGPLIEVPVLVALVYVSLALRKRLTGPTAAASSSPDGVKETARDV, via the coding sequence GTGACCGCCCCTGACACCGCGGTCGCGGGCAAGCTGTCGACGCTGGACCGGTTTCTGCCGGTGTGGATCGGCGCAGCGATGGTCGCCGGACTGCTGCTCGGGCGTATTGTTCCAGGCCTGGGTGACACGTTGGCCGCGGTCGAGGTCGATGGCATCTCGCTGCCGATCGCTCTCGGGTTGCTGATCATGATGTATCCGGTGCTGGCCAAGGTGCGCTACGACAAGCTGGACTCGGTCACCGGCGACCGCCGCCTGCTCCTCGGGTCGCTTCTGCTGAATTGGGTCCTTGGCCCGGCGTTGATGTTCGCGCTGGCCTGGCTGCTGCTCCCGGACTTGCCGGAGTACCGGACCGGACTGATCATCGTCGGGCTGGCCCGATGTATCGCGATGGTCATCATCTGGAACGACCTGGCGTGCGGTGACCGCGAAGCCGCTGCCGTCCTGGTCGCCCTGAACTCGGTGTTTCAGGTGGTGATGTTCGCCGTGCTCGGGTGGTTCTACCTCTCGGTGCTGCCCGGCTGGCTCGGCCTGGAACAGACGACCATCGACGCCTCGCCCTGGCAGATCGCGAAGTCGGTGCTGATTTTCCTCGGCATCCCTTTGGTCGCAGGCTATCTGACCCGCCGGATTGGTGAACGCACCAAGGGTCGTGAGTGGTACGAGTCGTCGTTCTTGCCGCGCCTGGGGCCGTGGGCGCTCTACGGATTGTTGTTCACGATCGTCATCCTGTTCGCGTTGCAGGGTGAGCAGATCACCTCGCAGCCCTGGGATGTCGTGCGGATCGCTCTGCCGCTGCTGATCTACTTTGCGGTGATGTGGGGCGGTGGGTTCGCGCTCGGCGCCGCGATGGGTTTGGGGTATGCGCGCACCACCACGCTGGCATTCACTGCCGCGGGCAACAACTTCGAACTCGCCATCGCGGTTGCGATCGCCACCTACGGTGCGACCTCCGGGCAGGCCCTGGCCGGGGTCATCGGACCGCTCATCGAGGTTCCCGTCCTCGTGGCCTTGGTCTATGTGTCCCTCGCGTTGCGGAAGCGCCTCACCGGCCCGACCGCCGCTGCCAGTTCCAGCCCAGACGGGGTGAAGGAGACCGCTCGCGATGTCTGA
- a CDS encoding molybdopterin-dependent oxidoreductase: MTRTAPRICPLCEATCGLTLTIGRDRTTGGEIVTAARGDADDVFSAGYLCPKGASFAQLDNDPDRLDRPLIRRDGRLVETDWDTALTAAVDGLREVISTSGGESIGFYLGNPSAHTVAGTMYAPLLIRALGTRNVFSASTLDQMPKQAATGYLVGHAGTFAVPDLDRTDHLVIIGANPVVSNGSVTTAADFPGKLTALRRRGGRLTVIDPARTRTAKLADTHIAPRPGTDAALLCAVVQCLFDEDLVADDLGGIAAHVLGVEALRDEMREFTPERVASFCGVAAADIRALTRSIAAAESAAVYGRMGTTTVQFGTIGSWLIDVVNILTGNFDRPGGVMFPLAPTAPSPRPARAGRGFRTGRWRSRVSGHAEVGGELPAVAMAEEFETPGEGRLRALVTVSGNPVLSAPNGARLGRALHDAQFVVCVDPYLNETTRHAHVVLPPPRPSQSPHFDAILNNLAVRATARYSPPVLPLPAGRPDEIEIVCRLILGLSGAGSDADPGLVDEQVIAATLSKEVTDPYSPVAGRDVASLVAMLPDAPGHQRRLDMLFRLGAYGDAFGSRDGLTFADVLAAPHGIDLGPMRPRLPGVLRTASGKIELAPDPLIGDLARLSAAVDAGGDPAPAADGSLLLVGRRHLRSNNSWMHNLPALTGGTNRCTLLMHPDDADRLGISDVAKVRGAGGSLTVPVEITTDIRPGVASLPHGWGHDVDGIRLGVAAAEPGVNVNDLNDGALLDPLSGTVVLNGLPVEIAPA, from the coding sequence ATGACCCGAACCGCACCGCGCATCTGCCCGCTCTGCGAGGCCACCTGCGGTCTGACCCTCACCATCGGCCGGGACCGCACGACCGGCGGCGAGATCGTCACCGCCGCGCGCGGTGACGCCGACGACGTGTTCAGTGCCGGCTACCTGTGTCCGAAGGGTGCGAGTTTCGCCCAGCTCGACAACGATCCCGATCGCCTCGACCGTCCGCTCATCCGGCGCGATGGTCGGCTCGTCGAAACCGATTGGGACACAGCGCTCACCGCTGCGGTCGACGGGCTGCGCGAGGTGATCTCGACCTCCGGCGGCGAGTCGATCGGCTTCTACCTCGGCAATCCGTCCGCGCACACCGTCGCCGGCACGATGTACGCGCCCTTGCTCATCCGGGCACTCGGTACCCGCAACGTGTTCAGCGCCAGCACCCTCGACCAGATGCCGAAGCAGGCGGCCACCGGTTACCTCGTCGGTCATGCCGGGACCTTCGCCGTCCCGGACCTCGACCGCACCGATCATCTCGTGATCATCGGAGCGAACCCGGTGGTCTCCAACGGCAGTGTGACCACCGCCGCCGACTTCCCCGGAAAACTGACCGCGCTGCGCCGCCGGGGCGGCCGCCTGACCGTCATCGACCCGGCTCGCACCCGCACGGCGAAGCTCGCGGACACCCACATCGCGCCGCGGCCCGGAACGGATGCGGCGCTGCTGTGCGCGGTGGTGCAGTGCCTGTTCGACGAGGATCTCGTGGCCGACGACCTCGGCGGGATCGCCGCGCATGTCCTCGGTGTGGAGGCGCTGCGCGACGAGATGCGCGAGTTCACTCCCGAACGGGTGGCGTCGTTCTGTGGTGTGGCGGCCGCCGACATCCGGGCACTCACCCGGTCGATCGCCGCGGCGGAATCGGCCGCCGTCTACGGCCGGATGGGCACCACCACAGTGCAATTCGGGACCATCGGCAGTTGGCTCATCGACGTGGTGAACATCCTCACCGGCAACTTCGACCGGCCCGGGGGAGTGATGTTCCCGCTCGCACCGACCGCTCCGTCGCCCCGCCCGGCCCGTGCGGGCCGGGGGTTCCGTACCGGGCGGTGGCGCAGCCGGGTCTCCGGTCACGCGGAGGTCGGCGGTGAGCTCCCCGCCGTCGCGATGGCCGAGGAGTTCGAGACGCCCGGCGAGGGGCGGTTGCGGGCGCTGGTGACGGTCTCGGGCAACCCCGTCCTGTCCGCACCCAACGGTGCACGACTGGGACGCGCACTCCACGACGCACAGTTCGTGGTCTGCGTCGACCCCTATCTGAACGAGACGACGCGGCACGCACACGTCGTGCTGCCGCCGCCGCGCCCATCGCAGAGTCCGCATTTCGACGCCATCCTGAACAACCTGGCGGTCCGGGCCACCGCCCGCTACTCGCCGCCCGTGTTGCCGCTGCCAGCAGGCCGTCCCGACGAGATCGAGATCGTCTGCCGACTGATCCTGGGCCTGTCCGGGGCCGGGAGCGACGCCGACCCGGGCCTCGTCGACGAACAGGTCATCGCGGCCACGCTGTCCAAGGAGGTCACCGACCCCTATTCGCCCGTCGCCGGCCGTGACGTCGCCTCGCTCGTCGCGATGTTGCCCGACGCGCCCGGACACCAGCGTCGTCTGGACATGCTGTTCCGCCTCGGGGCGTACGGCGACGCCTTCGGCTCCCGCGACGGCCTCACGTTCGCGGATGTGCTGGCCGCGCCGCACGGCATCGACCTGGGGCCGATGCGGCCGCGCCTGCCCGGGGTGCTCCGCACGGCATCCGGCAAGATCGAACTCGCTCCCGACCCGCTCATCGGCGACCTCGCGCGCCTGAGCGCAGCGGTGGACGCCGGGGGCGACCCGGCGCCGGCCGCCGACGGCAGCCTGCTGCTGGTCGGCCGCCGCCACCTGCGGTCGAACAACAGCTGGATGCACAATCTCCCGGCCCTCACCGGCGGTACCAATCGCTGCACCCTGCTCATGCATCCCGACGATGCCGACCGACTCGGCATCTCCGACGTCGCCAAGGTCCGCGGTGCGGGCGGTTCGCTGACCGTCCCCGTCGAGATCACCACCGACATCCGGCCCGGGGTCGCGTCGCTGCCGCACGGGTGGGGTCATGATGTCGACGGCATCAGACTGGGCGTCGCTGCCGCCGAGCCGGGTGTGAACGTGAACGACCTGAACGACGGCGCCCTGCTGGACCCGCTCTCGGGGACCGTCGTCCTCAACGGTCTGCCGGTGGAGATCGCGCCTGCTTGA
- a CDS encoding ArsR/SmtB family transcription factor has product MSNKNLLLPPGRGLSGDQTGALTPLLKALADPVRLRLLSEVAAHPGGEACVCDISGPFELSQPTISHHLKVLREAGLVTSERRATWVYYRVNAEALQQLSDLLGDLATVVGETRSCEADR; this is encoded by the coding sequence GTGTCGAATAAGAATCTTCTGCTGCCACCGGGCCGCGGCCTCAGTGGTGACCAGACCGGGGCCCTCACCCCACTGTTGAAGGCGCTTGCGGATCCGGTTCGGTTGCGGTTGTTGTCGGAGGTTGCCGCGCATCCGGGAGGCGAAGCCTGCGTGTGCGACATTTCCGGACCCTTCGAGTTGTCGCAGCCGACGATCTCACATCACCTGAAGGTGCTGCGCGAAGCGGGCTTGGTGACCAGTGAGCGCCGCGCGACGTGGGTGTACTACCGGGTGAACGCTGAAGCGCTGCAGCAACTGTCGGATCTGCTGGGCGATCTCGCTACGGTCGTGGGGGAAACACGCTCGTGTGAGGCCGACCGGTGA
- a CDS encoding NAD-glutamate dehydrogenase yields the protein MTSLVPDAVDHYFRSRTDGSAGESAADRVRRHLDDARVRRRGEALVGVTAGEGGTVEILVVNDDMPMLVEAVLATVEAHDLTVDRMDHPVIPVQRDPDGTLVAVDSGETTPESWIAVCGLARHPGIDPEPLRDDLREVVSRVIDVDADASAMRSRMAECAAGMAEAPLPGAGVSDADRGEYAALLEWFAGNHFHPLGHVRVGGDGPAGDADRLGVWRTDSISRDFPSVTDRPLVPRVSRVFVATGIQRTNFPVLVQVPTFDANGDHDGEHRFLGTLTSAGNHQAVLDVPVLRAKVHDVLAQAGVEEDSFAGQSMIELLQNYPLVEMFSSTEDELERRLTEMLDAVATRSLRLFLRTNFDGRTAVALIYLPRDRYNTSTRLALERALVAEVDGTGLEYTARVSEMPLALLQVLVCIDPTTAAELGSVDTGSPAHARVQAALVAAIRGWDERVRELAVAEDIAGLDGGPDVLLRQLSSLSEDYKELREPHAALADLIRVVGLEPGEIDVTLDAAETATDGREPDRWIFTLYLCGASATLTDVLPVLHSLGLDVLEEHPYEIHRLDDTVCWAYEFSVQLAAGMTVDLDHADDLADRFTEAFRRIWLAGADVDAYNELVIRSGLDWRSAAMLRAYGQYLRQCGFSYSSAHVASVLGQHLAITRGLVDLFVASFDPDTADEQRRKRVRDKLDEEIGLVLSLDADRIVSAFAAVLSATDRTNYFVDGGSSDSDHCPVISFKLRPRDIPQTPEPRPLHEIFVYSPRVEGVHLRFGSVARGGLRWSDRREDFRTEILGLVKAQAVKNAVIVPLGAKGGFVVKRPPPPTGDAARDREAQREEGIACYRQFIAGLLDVTDNIDLATGEVIPARGVVRLDSDDTYLVVAADKGTASFSDIANDVSKSYGFWLGDAFASGGSAGYDHKAMGITARGAWESVKRHFREMGTDTQSQDFTVVGIGDMSGDVFGNGMLLSEHIRLVAAFDHRHIFVDPDPEAAASFTERKRLFGLPRSSWADYDTDLISAGGGVWERDRKSIPITPEMVDALGMEDGTTELSPPELIRAILLAPVDLLWNGGIGTYVKASTESHASVGDKSNDAIRVDGNELRAKVIGEGGNLGVTERGRIEFDLAGGRINTDALDNSAGVDCSDHEVNIKILLDAAVSAGGLDADERDPLLESMTDEVAELVLADNISQNSELGFCRTFELLRVEVHARMLEHLAAKRGVDLRLEALPEPRELRKRVGSELHRGLTSPEFATLMAHVKLESKSDLLATDLPDNDVFAPRVARYFPDAVRTEHSDAISGHRLRRQIVATTLVNDVIDHAGMTHLFRLSEGSSCSTEEGVRAYVVSNKVFGMNEVFEGIRHAPATVEAVDEMMLYARRLLFRASRWLLAFRPQPLAMAAEITRYGERVAALSEVIDDWYGLSSARDVAERADTYIEHGVPEDLAHTVAASLHRFCLLDIIDAAEIADRDAGEVGDLYFGVMEHFGLEQLLTAVSGLEFGDRWHALARLAVRDDMHGALRALTLRILEVSEPGESTADKIAEWESSRSNRLSRVRSVLREIEETGTADLATLSVAARQLRSVIR from the coding sequence GTGACGTCACTCGTTCCGGACGCGGTGGACCACTACTTCAGGTCGCGGACCGACGGGTCGGCAGGTGAGTCGGCCGCCGACCGGGTGCGCAGACATCTCGATGACGCGCGGGTCCGCCGCCGCGGAGAGGCGCTCGTCGGGGTGACCGCGGGCGAGGGCGGCACCGTCGAGATCCTCGTCGTCAACGACGACATGCCGATGCTCGTCGAAGCCGTCCTGGCCACGGTCGAGGCGCACGACCTCACCGTCGATCGCATGGACCACCCGGTGATACCCGTTCAGCGGGACCCCGACGGCACACTCGTCGCCGTCGACTCCGGCGAGACGACCCCGGAGTCCTGGATCGCGGTCTGCGGGCTCGCACGTCACCCGGGCATCGATCCTGAACCGCTGCGCGACGACCTCCGCGAGGTCGTCTCGCGGGTCATCGACGTCGACGCCGACGCGTCGGCGATGCGCTCTCGGATGGCCGAGTGCGCCGCCGGGATGGCCGAGGCGCCGCTGCCGGGGGCCGGAGTCTCCGACGCCGACCGTGGTGAGTACGCCGCACTGCTCGAGTGGTTCGCCGGCAACCACTTCCACCCGCTGGGCCATGTGCGGGTGGGCGGGGACGGGCCCGCCGGGGACGCCGACCGTCTCGGTGTGTGGCGAACCGACTCCATCAGCCGCGACTTCCCGTCGGTGACTGATCGTCCGCTGGTCCCGCGGGTCAGCCGGGTGTTCGTGGCGACCGGCATCCAGCGCACCAATTTCCCGGTGCTCGTGCAGGTTCCGACGTTCGATGCGAATGGCGATCACGACGGCGAGCATCGTTTCCTGGGTACCCTCACCTCCGCCGGCAATCATCAGGCGGTGCTCGACGTCCCGGTCCTGCGCGCCAAGGTGCACGACGTCCTCGCGCAGGCGGGCGTCGAGGAGGATTCCTTCGCCGGTCAGTCCATGATCGAGCTGCTGCAGAACTATCCGCTGGTGGAGATGTTCTCGTCCACCGAGGACGAGCTCGAACGCCGCCTGACCGAGATGCTGGACGCGGTGGCGACGCGGTCGCTGCGGCTGTTCCTGCGCACCAACTTCGACGGCCGCACCGCTGTTGCCCTCATCTACCTGCCCCGGGATCGCTACAACACGTCCACCCGGCTCGCCCTCGAGCGCGCGCTCGTCGCCGAGGTGGACGGAACCGGGCTGGAGTACACGGCGCGTGTCAGCGAGATGCCGTTGGCACTATTGCAGGTGCTGGTCTGTATCGACCCGACGACGGCGGCCGAGCTCGGATCGGTCGACACCGGATCACCGGCCCACGCACGCGTGCAAGCGGCGCTGGTCGCCGCCATCCGCGGTTGGGACGAGCGGGTGCGCGAACTGGCTGTCGCAGAGGACATCGCGGGACTCGACGGCGGCCCGGACGTGCTGCTGCGCCAGTTGTCCTCGCTGTCGGAGGACTACAAGGAGCTCCGCGAACCGCACGCGGCCCTCGCCGACCTCATCCGCGTCGTGGGTCTGGAACCGGGTGAGATCGACGTGACCCTCGACGCCGCCGAGACGGCGACCGACGGGCGAGAACCGGACCGGTGGATCTTCACGCTGTACCTCTGCGGTGCGTCGGCGACACTGACCGATGTCCTGCCGGTGTTGCACAGTCTCGGTCTCGACGTCCTCGAGGAGCACCCGTACGAGATTCATCGGCTCGACGACACCGTCTGCTGGGCCTACGAATTCAGCGTCCAACTCGCGGCCGGGATGACCGTCGACCTCGACCACGCCGACGACCTCGCCGACCGGTTCACCGAGGCGTTCCGCCGGATCTGGCTCGCCGGTGCGGACGTCGACGCCTACAACGAACTCGTCATCAGGTCGGGCCTGGACTGGCGGTCGGCGGCCATGCTGCGCGCCTACGGGCAGTACCTGCGTCAATGCGGGTTCTCGTACAGTTCGGCCCACGTCGCCAGCGTCCTCGGCCAGCACCTCGCCATCACCCGCGGCCTCGTCGACCTGTTCGTCGCGTCGTTCGACCCCGACACCGCCGACGAACAGCGCCGAAAGCGGGTACGCGACAAGCTCGACGAGGAGATCGGACTCGTGTTGAGCCTCGATGCCGACCGCATCGTCTCCGCGTTCGCGGCGGTGCTGTCGGCGACCGACCGCACGAACTACTTCGTCGACGGCGGGTCGTCGGACTCCGATCACTGTCCGGTCATCTCGTTCAAACTCCGTCCGCGCGACATCCCGCAGACCCCTGAACCCCGTCCGCTGCACGAGATCTTCGTCTACTCACCGCGCGTGGAGGGGGTGCACCTCCGATTCGGCTCGGTCGCCCGTGGCGGCCTGCGATGGTCGGACCGCCGGGAGGATTTCCGCACCGAGATCCTCGGCCTGGTCAAGGCGCAGGCGGTGAAGAACGCGGTGATCGTGCCGCTCGGCGCCAAGGGCGGTTTCGTGGTCAAACGGCCGCCGCCGCCGACCGGTGACGCCGCGCGGGACCGGGAGGCGCAGCGGGAGGAAGGGATCGCGTGCTACCGGCAGTTCATCGCCGGCCTGCTCGACGTGACCGACAACATCGACCTCGCGACCGGTGAGGTCATCCCCGCCCGCGGGGTCGTCCGGCTCGACTCCGACGACACCTACCTGGTGGTGGCGGCCGACAAGGGCACCGCCTCGTTCTCCGACATCGCCAACGACGTGTCGAAGTCGTACGGGTTCTGGCTCGGCGACGCCTTCGCCTCCGGCGGGTCGGCCGGATACGACCACAAGGCCATGGGTATCACTGCCCGGGGCGCGTGGGAGTCGGTCAAGCGGCATTTCCGCGAGATGGGGACCGACACACAGTCGCAGGACTTCACCGTTGTCGGGATCGGCGACATGAGCGGCGACGTGTTCGGCAACGGGATGCTGCTCAGCGAGCACATCCGGCTCGTCGCCGCGTTCGATCACCGGCACATCTTCGTCGACCCCGATCCGGAGGCGGCGGCGTCGTTCACCGAACGGAAGCGGTTGTTCGGCCTCCCGCGGTCGTCGTGGGCGGACTACGACACCGACCTCATCAGTGCCGGCGGCGGGGTGTGGGAGCGCGACCGCAAGTCGATCCCGATCACCCCCGAGATGGTGGACGCGCTGGGCATGGAAGACGGCACGACAGAACTCTCACCACCCGAATTGATACGCGCGATCCTGCTCGCTCCAGTCGACCTCCTGTGGAACGGCGGCATCGGGACCTACGTGAAGGCGTCGACCGAATCACATGCGAGTGTCGGCGACAAGTCCAACGACGCGATCCGAGTCGACGGAAACGAGTTGCGTGCCAAGGTGATCGGAGAGGGCGGCAACCTCGGGGTCACCGAACGCGGGCGCATCGAGTTCGACCTCGCCGGGGGCCGGATCAACACCGACGCCCTCGACAACTCGGCCGGGGTCGACTGTTCCGACCACGAGGTGAACATCAAGATCCTGCTCGACGCGGCGGTCTCGGCGGGCGGCCTCGACGCCGACGAACGCGACCCCCTACTGGAGTCGATGACCGACGAGGTCGCCGAACTCGTTCTCGCCGACAACATCTCGCAGAACTCCGAGCTCGGATTCTGCCGCACATTCGAGCTGCTGCGAGTGGAGGTGCACGCCCGCATGCTCGAACACCTCGCCGCCAAACGGGGCGTCGACCTACGCCTGGAAGCGCTGCCCGAGCCGCGCGAGCTGCGCAAGCGGGTCGGCAGTGAGCTCCACCGCGGTCTCACGTCGCCCGAGTTCGCCACGCTCATGGCGCACGTCAAGCTCGAGTCCAAATCCGACCTGCTCGCCACCGACCTCCCCGACAACGACGTGTTCGCACCCCGCGTCGCGCGCTACTTCCCGGACGCGGTGCGCACCGAGCATTCCGACGCGATCAGCGGACACCGGTTGCGGCGTCAGATCGTGGCGACGACCCTCGTCAACGACGTGATCGACCACGCCGGGATGACCCACCTGTTCCGGTTGAGCGAGGGGAGCAGCTGCAGTACCGAGGAGGGCGTCCGCGCGTATGTGGTGTCCAACAAGGTCTTCGGCATGAACGAGGTGTTCGAGGGCATCCGGCATGCACCGGCTACGGTCGAGGCCGTCGACGAGATGATGCTGTACGCTCGCCGTCTGCTGTTCCGCGCCTCGCGGTGGCTGCTCGCCTTCCGGCCGCAACCATTGGCCATGGCCGCCGAGATCACCCGCTACGGCGAGCGGGTGGCAGCACTGTCCGAGGTCATCGACGACTGGTACGGGCTGAGCTCGGCACGCGATGTCGCCGAGCGCGCCGACACCTACATCGAGCACGGCGTTCCCGAGGACCTCGCCCACACCGTCGCGGCTAGCCTGCACCGCTTCTGTCTGCTCGACATCATCGACGCGGCCGAGATCGCCGACCGGGACGCCGGCGAGGTCGGCGACCTCTACTTCGGGGTGATGGAGCACTTCGGTCTCGAACAGCTGCTCACGGCGGTGTCGGGACTCGAATTCGGCGATCGATGGCATGCGCTGGCCCGGTTGGCAGTGCGTGACGACATGCACGGTGCGCTCCGTGCGCTGACCCTGCGGATCCTGGAGGTCAGCGAACCCGGCGAGAGCACGGCCGACAAGATCGCCGAGTGGGAGTCCTCGCGGTCGAACCGGCTGAGCCGGGTACGTAGCGTGCTCCGGGAGATCGAGGAGACCGGGACCGCGGACCTGGCCACGCTCTCCGTCGCGGCCCGGCAGCTGAGGAGCGTGATCCGCTGA
- the ettA gene encoding energy-dependent translational throttle protein EttA: MAEFIYTMKKVRKAHGDKVILDDVTMSFYPGAKIGVVGPNGAGKSSILKIMAGLDQPSNGEAFLDPDATVGILLQEPPLNEEKTVKENVEEGMGEIKVKLDRFNEIAEQLATDYSDELMEEMGKLQEDLDNNDAWDLDSQLEQAMDALRCPPADSPVTHLSGGERRRVALCKLLLQKPDLLLLDEPTNHLDAESVLWLEQFLANYSGAVLAVTHDRYFLDHVAQWICEVDRGKLHPYEGNYSTYLEKKAERLEVQGKKDQKLQKRLKEELAWVRSGAKARQTKNKARLARYEEMAAEAEKTRKLDFEEIQIPTPPRLGDVVVEVSHLDKGFEGRVLIKDLSFTLPRNGIVGVIGPNGVGKTTLFKTIVGLEQPDSGTVKVGETVKLSYVDQSRANIDPKKTVWEVVSDGLDYIEVGQNEMPSRAYVSAFGFKGPDQQKRSEVLSGGERNRLNLALTLKEGGNLILLDEPTNDLDVETLGSLENALEQFPGCAVVISHDRWFLDRTCTHILAWEGNVEEGQWFWFEGNFEAYEANKVDRLGADAARPHRVTHRKLTRD, encoded by the coding sequence GTGGCTGAGTTCATCTACACGATGAAGAAGGTTCGCAAGGCGCACGGCGACAAGGTCATCCTCGACGACGTCACCATGTCCTTCTACCCGGGCGCCAAGATCGGCGTCGTGGGACCCAACGGCGCGGGCAAGTCGTCGATCCTGAAGATCATGGCCGGCCTGGACCAGCCGTCGAACGGCGAGGCGTTCCTCGACCCCGACGCAACCGTCGGCATCCTCCTGCAGGAGCCGCCCCTCAACGAGGAGAAGACGGTCAAGGAGAACGTCGAGGAGGGCATGGGTGAGATCAAGGTCAAGCTCGACCGCTTCAACGAGATCGCCGAACAGCTCGCGACGGACTACTCCGACGAGCTGATGGAAGAGATGGGCAAGCTCCAGGAGGACCTGGACAACAACGACGCCTGGGACCTCGACTCCCAGCTGGAGCAGGCGATGGATGCGCTGCGCTGCCCGCCGGCCGATTCGCCGGTCACCCACCTGTCCGGTGGTGAACGTCGCCGCGTCGCACTGTGCAAACTGCTGCTGCAGAAGCCCGACCTCCTGCTGCTCGACGAGCCGACCAACCACCTCGACGCCGAGTCGGTGCTGTGGCTGGAGCAGTTCCTCGCGAACTACTCGGGAGCAGTGCTGGCCGTGACCCACGACCGGTACTTCCTCGATCACGTCGCGCAGTGGATCTGTGAGGTCGACCGCGGCAAGCTGCACCCCTACGAGGGCAACTACTCGACCTACCTGGAGAAGAAGGCCGAGCGTCTCGAGGTCCAGGGCAAGAAGGACCAGAAGCTGCAGAAGCGGCTCAAGGAAGAGCTCGCCTGGGTCCGCTCCGGCGCCAAGGCCCGCCAGACCAAGAACAAGGCCCGCCTCGCACGCTACGAGGAGATGGCGGCCGAAGCGGAGAAGACCCGCAAGCTCGACTTCGAGGAGATCCAGATCCCGACGCCGCCGCGCCTGGGCGACGTCGTGGTCGAGGTCTCGCACCTGGACAAGGGCTTCGAGGGCCGGGTTCTCATCAAGGACCTGTCGTTCACCCTGCCGCGCAACGGCATCGTCGGTGTGATCGGTCCGAACGGCGTTGGCAAGACGACCCTGTTCAAGACGATCGTCGGCCTCGAGCAGCCCGATTCGGGCACGGTGAAGGTCGGCGAGACGGTCAAGCTGAGTTACGTCGACCAGAGCCGCGCCAACATCGACCCCAAGAAGACGGTGTGGGAGGTCGTCTCCGACGGGCTCGACTACATCGAGGTCGGCCAGAACGAGATGCCCTCGCGCGCCTACGTCAGCGCCTTCGGGTTCAAGGGCCCTGACCAGCAGAAGCGCTCGGAGGTGCTCTCCGGTGGTGAGCGCAACCGCCTGAACCTCGCGCTCACCCTGAAAGAGGGCGGCAACCTGATCCTTCTCGACGAGCCGACCAACGACCTCGACGTCGAGACCCTGGGCTCGCTGGAGAACGCGCTGGAGCAGTTCCCCGGGTGTGCCGTGGTCATCAGCCACGACCGCTGGTTCCTCGACCGCACCTGTACCCACATCCTGGCGTGGGAGGGCAACGTCGAAGAGGGGCAGTGGTTCTGGTTCGAGGGCAACTTCGAGGCCTACGAGGCCAACAAGGTCGATCGCCTCGGCGCCGACGCCGCCCGCCCGCACCGGGTCACGCACCGCAAACTGACTCGCGATTAA
- a CDS encoding acyl-CoA thioesterase → MTHVLNEDAGTTTADGYLVKVPVRWSDMDVYAHINHARMVTLLEEARIPWLFYDGRPTAPLRDGCLVADLHVRYQAQLRHSEGPIEVTMFVERLRAVDFTVGYEVRAAGADPASRPAVVASTQLVAFDVAAQRIARLTPEQKVYLAGFRRPAGESATRGGPS, encoded by the coding sequence ATGACGCACGTGCTCAACGAGGACGCCGGGACCACGACCGCTGACGGATACCTGGTCAAGGTGCCGGTGCGCTGGTCGGACATGGATGTCTACGCGCACATCAACCACGCCCGGATGGTGACGTTGCTCGAAGAGGCGCGCATTCCCTGGCTCTTCTACGACGGCCGACCGACCGCGCCCCTGCGCGACGGCTGCCTCGTCGCCGACCTACACGTGAGATATCAAGCGCAGCTGCGTCATTCCGAGGGGCCGATCGAGGTCACCATGTTCGTCGAACGCCTGCGGGCCGTCGACTTCACCGTCGGCTACGAAGTGCGCGCGGCGGGTGCCGACCCCGCCTCTCGCCCCGCCGTGGTCGCCAGCACACAGCTCGTCGCCTTCGACGTGGCGGCCCAGCGCATCGCCCGGCTCACCCCGGAACAGAAGGTCTACCTCGCCGGATTCCGCCGCCCTGCCGGGGAATCGGCCACACGCGGCGGGCCGAGTTGA